The sequence AGGACGCGGCCGAGATGAAGCTCTCAGTGGAGAGCGAGGCCTTCGTGATACCCAGCAGCAGCGGCTCGGCCGTGGCCGGGCGACCGCCCTGGGCAATGGCTTCCTGGTTCACTTCCTGGAAGCGCCACTTCTCGACCTGCTCGCCGATCAGGAAGCGGGTATCGCCCACGTCCTTGATCTGGACCTTCTTGAGCATCTGGCGGACGATCACCTCAATGTGCTTGTCGTTGATCTTCACGCCCTGGAGTCGGTAGACCTCCTGGATGCCGTCGACGAGGAACTTGGCGAGTTCCTTCTCGCCCAGCACGCGCAGAATGTCGTGCGGGTTCGGAGAGCCTTCCATCAGGGCCTCGCCGGCACGGACGAAGTCGCCTTCGTGCACGGTAATGTGCTTGCCCTTGGGGATCAGGTATTCGCGCGGCTCGCCGACCTCGGGCGTGACAAGCACCTTGCGCTTGCCCTTGGTGTCCTTGCCGAAGGAGACGATTCCGTCGATCTCACTGATGACCGCATGATCGCGGGGCTTGCGGGCCTCGAAGAGCTCGGCCACACGGGGAAGACCACCGGTGATGTCCTTGGTCTTCGTGGTGCCGCGCGGGATCTTCGCCAGCACATCGCCGGCCTCCACGTTGTCGCCTTCGTTGACGACGATGATCGCGCCCACGGGAAGCTGGTAGCGAGCGTCCGCGGTGGAGTTGGGCAACTTGAGCGTGATGCCGTCCTGGTCCTTGATGGAGACACGCGGACGCATATCACTGTCGCGGTATTCGACAATCACCTTGGATGAGAGCGCCGTCACTTCGTCGAGCTGTTCCTGCATGGTGACGCCTTCGATGACGTCGCCGAACTTCACAACGCCGCGAAGCTCGGTGAGAATGGGAACAGTATGCGGATCCCACTCGGCGATCAGATCGCCGCGCTTGATCTGCTGACCGTCCTTGACCATCAGACGCGCGCCGTAGACGAGTGAGTAGCGCTCCTTCTCGCGACCGCTGCCGTCCTCAACCACCACTTCACCGTTGCGGTTGAGCACGATGGGCTGGCCGTTGCGGTTGACGATCAGGTTCACATTTTCCAGACGGACCTTGCCGTCGTTGTGGGAATCGAGCTGCGACTGCACGGCCTTACCACTGGCGGTGCCGCCGACGTGGAAGGTACGCATGGTGAGCTGGGTGCCCGGCTCGCCGATGGACTGGGCGGCAATGATACCGACCGATTCACCGCTGTTGGCCAGGTGACCGCGGGCAAGGTCGCGCCCGTAGCAAAGGGCACAGATGCCGTGTTTGGACTGACAGGTGAGCACCGAACGAATCTTCACGCGCTCGACGCCTGCATCCTCGACAATGGCCATGAGGTCTTCATCGATTTCCTGGTTGGCATCGACAAGCACCTTGCCCGTGACCGGGTCGACGACGTCTTCCAGGGCGGTGCGGCCCAGGATGCGATCGCCCAGGGGTTCGACGACGACGCCGCCTTCGACAAGGGCGACCATCTCCACGCCGTCCATGGTGCCGCAATCGTTTTCGGCAATGATGGAGTCCTGGGAGACGTCCACCAGGCGGCGGGTCAGGTAACCCGAGTTCGCGGTCTTGAGCGCGGTGTCGGCCAAACCCTTACGAGCGCCGTGGGTCGAGATGAAATACTGCAGCACCGAGAGACCTTCGCGGAAGTTCGCGGTAATCGGCGTCTCGATGATTTCGCCCGAGGGCTTGGCCATCAGACCGCGCATACCGGCGAGCTGACGAATCTGCTGGGCACTACCACGGGCGCCCGAGTCGGCCATCATGAAAATGGCGTTGTCGGAGGCGACCTTGCGGGTCTTCCCGTCGGCGTCCTTGATCTCCATGGTGGAGATCTGGCTCATCATGTCCTCGGCAACGACTTCCGTCGCGCCGGCCCAGATGTCGACGACCTTGTTGTAGCGCTCGCCGTGGGTGATGAGGCCTTCGATATACTGGTTCTCGATTTCCAGGGCCTTCTCGGTTGCTTCGGCAAGGATCTTCTCCTTGCTGGCCGGGATGACCATGTCCTTCATGGCGATGGAGATGCCCGCGCGGGTCGCCCATTCGAACCCGAGGTTCTTGAGGCGGTCGGCCAGAAGAACCGTGTTCTTGTCACCGGTGTGGCGGAAACCGTGGTCCACAAGGGCGTTGAGCGCCTTCTTGTCCATCACCTTGTTGATGAGCGAGAACGGGATGTTTTCCTTGTCCGGCAGGATGTCCCAC is a genomic window of Chrysiogenia bacterium containing:
- the rpoC gene encoding DNA-directed RNA polymerase subunit beta' produces the protein MKDLFNLFEKPKNPLSFNKIRIGLASPDKIKEWSHGEVKKPETINYRTFKPERGGLFCAKIFGPIKDYECLCGKYKRMKHRGIVCEKCGVEVIESKVRRERLGHIDLASPVAHIWFLKSLPSRIGTILDVTPKNLEKVLYFENYIVVDPGETPLKKAEVLTEEKYRRAIEEFGTSFVARMGAEAVLKLLGELELDPLSKELREEMRSTNSVAKLQKITKRLKVVESFLQSKNSPEWMILERVPVIPPDLRPLVPLDGGRFATSDLNDLYRRVINRNNRLKRLMELNAPEIIIRNEKRMLQEAVDALFDNGRRGKTITGPNKRPLKSLSDMLKGKQGRFRQNLLGKRVDYSGRSVIVVGPSLKLHQCGLPKRMALELFKPFVYSKLESRGYAATIKAAKKLVENERPEVWDILDEVIREHPVMLNRAPTLHRLGIQAFEPVLVEGKAIRLHPLVCAAFNADFDGDQMAVHVPLSLEAQMEARVLMMSTNNILSPANGKPIIGPTQDIVLGTYYLTRERLGALGEGKLFGSPDEVGIAYDAGAVDLQAHIKVRMPNGERVETTPGRMILWDILPDKENIPFSLINKVMDKKALNALVDHGFRHTGDKNTVLLADRLKNLGFEWATRAGISIAMKDMVIPASKEKILAEATEKALEIENQYIEGLITHGERYNKVVDIWAGATEVVAEDMMSQISTMEIKDADGKTRKVASDNAIFMMADSGARGSAQQIRQLAGMRGLMAKPSGEIIETPITANFREGLSVLQYFISTHGARKGLADTALKTANSGYLTRRLVDVSQDSIIAENDCGTMDGVEMVALVEGGVVVEPLGDRILGRTALEDVVDPVTGKVLVDANQEIDEDLMAIVEDAGVERVKIRSVLTCQSKHGICALCYGRDLARGHLANSGESVGIIAAQSIGEPGTQLTMRTFHVGGTASGKAVQSQLDSHNDGKVRLENVNLIVNRNGQPIVLNRNGEVVVEDGSGREKERYSLVYGARLMVKDGQQIKRGDLIAEWDPHTVPILTELRGVVKFGDVIEGVTMQEQLDEVTALSSKVIVEYRDSDMRPRVSIKDQDGITLKLPNSTADARYQLPVGAIIVVNEGDNVEAGDVLAKIPRGTTKTKDITGGLPRVAELFEARKPRDHAVISEIDGIVSFGKDTKGKRKVLVTPEVGEPREYLIPKGKHITVHEGDFVRAGEALMEGSPNPHDILRVLGEKELAKFLVDGIQEVYRLQGVKINDKHIEVIVRQMLKKVQIKDVGDTRFLIGEQVEKWRFQEVNQEAIAQGGRPATAEPLLLGITKASLSTESFISAASFQETTKVLTAASIAGKVDHLRGLKENVIMGRLIPAGTGLAKYKDLEIELVDPNLEPTAVGEVAGESA